The genomic interval GCACCTCAAGGTCGGCGATCCGATCATGATCGGCAAGAAGCCGACCGGCACGCTGGTGCTCGACAACCTCCTGCCCGGCAAGAACCTCTACCTGCTCGGCACCGGCACGGGGCTCGCTCCCTTCCTGTCGATCATCAAGGACCCGGAGACCTACGACCGCTTCGAGAAGGTCGTGCTCGTCCATGGCTGCCGTCAGGTGCAGGAACTGGCCTATGGCGAGACCATCACCGAGACGCTGCCTCGCCATGAGTTCCTCGGCGAGATGATCGCCAACCAGCTGATCTACTACCCGACGGTCACCCGCGAGCCGTTCCGCAACCGCGGCCGGATCACCGACCTGATGACCTCGGGCAAGCTGTTCGAGGATATCGGCCTGCCGAACATGTCGATCGAGAACGACCGCTTCATGCTCTGCGGCTCGCCGGAGATGATCAAGGACACCCGCGAGATGCTGACGGGCCTCGGCTACGAGGAAGGCAACCACGGTGAGGCGGCCCATTACGTGATCGAGAAGGCCTTCGTCGAGAAGTAGCGCCAGCGGAGCGACCGGCCCCGGTCGCTCCGACTCACGCCCTCATCCCGAGGTGCTGCGAAGCAGCCTCGAAGGGCGTTCCAGACATCGCGCGGGAACTGGGCGGTCCTTCGAGGTCCGCTGTCGCGGGCGCCTCTGGACCAGGGCGCAGGGGGGACAACGCCGTTTTCGTAACGGAGCGATCCGCACGCCATGTCCCTGCCTGCCATGTCCCTGCCCGCCCTGTTCATCGTCGGCGCCGGTACCGAGATCGGCAAGACCTACACCACCGCCGCCCTCGTCCGCCGGCTGCGCGGTCAGGGCCGGAGGGTGCGGGCTCTGAAACCGCTCGCGAGCGGCGTCCCCCCGCTCGACCACCCGGATTTCGCGGAGAGTGACACCGGGCGCCTGCTCGCGGCCCAGGGGCTCGCTGTCACGCCCGAAACGGTTGCCGCCTGCTCGCCCTGGCGCTTTGCCGCGCCGCTCGCGCCCGACCTCGCCGCCGCCCGCGAGGGGCGCAGCCTCGCGCTGCCTGAGCTTGTCGCGTGGTGCGGCGCGCGTCTGGCCGAGGCCGGTGACGGTGAGACCGTGGTGATCGAGGGCGTCGGCGGCCTGATGAGCCCGATCACCGAGGCCGCGACCGGCCTCGACTGGCTGAAATCTCAAGCGATTCCGGCGCTGCTCGTGTCCGGCAGCTATCTCGGCGCGATCAGCCACGCGCTGACGGCGGTCGAGACGCTGCGGGCGCACGCCATCGCGCTCGCCGGAATCGTGGTCAGCGAGAGCGAGGGCGCGCCGGTCCCGGTCGAGACGGTGGCCGGCCAGATCGCGCGGCACGCGCGCGTGCCGGTCGGCTGCCTATGCCGGGGAGGGGATTTTCCGGAAAACCTTCGCGGGGTTGTCTGAGGCCGTTACCGGCCGGAGCCGCTGCGCTCCTTCGGCGCCTTCGGCTCGCGGGATTCCTGGATCTCCTCGGCCTTCTCCTCGTCTGTGTCGCTGCTGCGCTTGATCGTGTCGTCGGGCTTGGCGGCCAGATCCTTCACGATGGCGACGAGGCGCTTGCACTCGTCCGGGAAGCCGTAGGATTCGAGGACGATCGCGGCGTCGCGCAGGGTGCGCAGGTCGCGCACGATCTGGGCGTTCTTGGTTTCCTGAAGCTCTTTCTTCGCCGCGATCGTCGGTTCGAGCCCGGTATCCTCGACATTGCATTCGGCTCGGGCGGCCGGCATCGCGGCGAGCATCAGGAAGGCGCAGGCGATCAGGCGACGCATGGTCACGTCTCGTATGGGTTGAGGGCGGGGAAACTCAGCCGCGGTGGCGCAGCAGGTCGTTAGTCACGGCCACGAGCTGAGCGGCGCGGTAGGGCTTGGGCATGAACACCGATTCGTTCACGGCCTCGGCGGCGGAGAGGCCGTCGCGGCCGCCTGAGGTGTAGACCACCGGCAGGCGCGGCAGGCTGCGCCGGGCGCTGCGGGCGAGGGCGATGCCGTTCGTGTTGCGGGCCAGATCGATATCGGTGAAGAGCAAGTCCACATGCTCGCTCGACAGGATCGCCTCCGCCTCCTCCGCATCGGCGGCGGTCAGCACCCGGTAGCCTTCGTCGAGTAGCGCCTCGACGGCCAGCTCGCAGACGAAGGACTCGTCCTCGACCACGAGGATCGTGTCGGCGTGGCGCGCCAGGGAGAAAGGCGGCAGGGCAGCGGGGATGCAGGCGAAGGGGATCATGGCAGAACTCCAACTCACCCGTGCTCGGACAACAGCCGAGCTTGCGGATCGCCGGACCAACGGGGCCGTGAAGGGCCTCGTTCACCGTGATTGCTTCGATTTGCGCGCATTTGGTAACCGATCGGTTAACCTTGACGGTACGGTGCAGGAACTGTTTTCAGTCGCGCCTGACGCGGTGGCACGCCTAACCCTTTGTCGGATGAGGCCGTCTTTCGCCCCCGCGCCCGCCTGCTTTTCGAAGGGCGCCTTAACGATCGTGCCTGCCCCGTGACCCGACCCTTCCAGATCGGCTTCGGCATCGTGCTCACGGCGCTCGCCGGATTCGTGGACGCGCTCGGCTTCATCCGGCTCGGCGGCCTCTACACCTCGCTCATGAGCGGGAACACGACGCAGCTTGCCGTCTCGCTGGGCCATGGCGAGCCGCTCGGCGCCGTGCTGCCGGCGCTGCTGATCGGCGCCTTCCTCGTCGGCGCGGTCTCGGGGGGCGCCATCGCCGCCCTGTGCCCGCCGCGCTGGGTCACGCCCGCGGTGCTCGGCCTGGAAGCCGTCGCCCTGACCGCGGCGGTCGCCCTGGCCGCCGAGCACGCCCATGTCGGCGTGGCCTCGCTGTTCCTGGCGCTCGCCATGGGCGGGCAGAACGCGGTGCTCGCCCATGTTCAGGGCTTTCGCGCCGGTACCACCTTCGTCACGGGCGCGCTGTTCGCGTTCGGGCAGAAGGCGGCGCTGGCGCTTGCCGGGAGGGGACCGCGGCTGGGCTGGGTCGGCGACGGCTCGGTCTGGCTCTCGCTCCTCGTCGGGGCGGTTGCGGGCACGCTCGCCCATTCGCATCTCGGAATCGCAGCCCTGGCGATTCCCGCCGGCGTGGCGGCCGGGCTATGCCTTGCCGCGACCCTGTTCACTCTGGCGTACCGGCGCTCGCCGGTGGCGCTGACCAAGATCTGAAGGAAGACCCCTCCGGCATGAGCGCCTCCGCTCCCTCCCTTACCGACCACGTCGCGGATATCGCGGCCGGCGCCCACGTCACCGCCGCTCACTGGCTCAAGGGGACATTGGCGCTGGCGCTCGCCGATGGCGGTGTGCTGCTGGCCCGCGACGGTGCGACCGAGACCGTTCCCGCCCACCCGGACAGCAGCATCCTCGTGGCGGCCAGCGACGGCGCCCGGCTCGTGAGCGGGGGCGACGACGGCCGCGTGGTCGCGACGGGGGCGGACGGCCGGTCGAGCGAGCTGGCGCAGGCCAAGGGCGGCGGCTGGATCGACGCGCTGGCGCTTCACGGCGACGGCTCGTTCGCCTTCGCCTCGGGACGTGCGGTCACCGCCCGCGACGCCAAGGGCCGCGAAAAGACCTTCACGGCGCCCACCACGGGCCGCGGCCTCGCCTTCGCGCCGAAGGGCTACCGGCTGGCGGTGGCCCACTACAACGGCGTCAGCCTCTGGTATCCGAACCTTGAGACGCCGCCCGAATTCATCGAGTGGAAGGGCTCGCATCTCGACGTGACGTGGTCGCCCGACGGCCGCTTCGTCGTCTCGACCATGCAGGAGAACGCACTGCATGGCTGGCGCCTCCAGCCCGATCGCGGCCACATGCGGATGTCGGGCTATCCCGCCAAGGTGCGTTCGCTCTCGTGGTCGGCGGATGGCAAGTGGCTCGCCACCAGCGGCGCCGAGGCGGCCATCGTCTGGCCGTTCGACTCGAAGGAGGGCCCCACCGGCAAGGCGCCGCGGGAATGCGGCGTGCGGCCGGCGCGGGTCTCGCAGGTCGCCTTCCACCCGAAGGCGCCGGTTCTGGCGATCGGCTACGAGGATGGCTGCCTGCTGCTGGTGCGCTTCTCCGACGCCTCGGAGCTGCTGGTGCGCCCGGCGGTGAAGGGCAGCGCGATCTCGGCCCTCGCCTGGGACCCGGCCGGCGCCCGCCTCGCCTTCGGCTGCGCCGACGGGCAGGCCGGCCTGCTCACCCTGCCGGCCTGACGCCCGCGCCGTGGCCCTGTTCGGACGCGCTCCGAAGCCGGACGCCGCCGCCCGGCGGCGGGTGGAGGCGTGGCTGCGGAAGGCGGGCGGCTACGGCCCGGAGACGGCGATGAGCGTGAGCGAGATCGTCTGCACCGATCCGGCCTGTCCCGGCACCGAGACCGTGGTCCTGCTGTTCCCGCCCGGCGAGAAGACGCGGGCGGTGAAGATCGCCGGGGCGCTCGACGCCCTGAGCGAGGCGGATGTGGCGGCCGCCCTCGGCCAAGATTGAACCGCGACCCTCCCCGGCGCCGCGGATTGCCCTACAAACCGAGTGGCCCCCGCGAAGGAAGTTTTGATGTTCCGTGTCGTCCGAACGCTCGGCCTTGCCTTCGGACTGCTCGCGGCGGTCATCGCCGCGCAGGCGCCGGAATTCGCCCAGCAATACACCCAGCGCCTCGGCGGGGCCCTGGACGAGCTGCGCCGCTCTATCGCCTCCCTCGATGCCGACGCCCAGGCCACGGGCCGCAGCCGGGACGAGGCGCTGGCGCTGCTGCGGACCAACCCGGACGCCTTCATCGCCCGGCGCGGCGAATCGGCCCGGAGCGATGTCGAGCGGCTGAAGCGGCTGGAGGCGCAGAAGCTCGCCCTCGACACGGCGGCGAGCCCGCTCGGACGCCTCAGCGTGATGGCCCGTGATCCCGACATGAGCATCGCCCGCGCCGCCTATCGCGACTATCAGCCGGCGGTGCCGACCACGGCGGACGGCCTCGTCGCCGGGCTGCTCGGCTTCCTCGCCGCCTGGGGCGGCTGGCGCGTCACCAGCGATGTCGGCCGCCACCTCGCCCGCCGTCGGCGGCGCCCGCGGCCGCAAACCACGCCGGTTTGAGGCAAATCGCGCGCTGATCCCGAGGCTCCTGCTTCGGCCCTGCTTCTTGCATCATCTTTTTCTCAAAAGCCGCCAACCACCTTTCGGGATGATGCTCTGGGTGTTGCAGCGCCTCTACAGCCCGGCCCACCCGCCTGCACTAGGTGTAGGCTAAGCGCCCGCACTCCGCAGGGGCGCCGGATCCGGTCCTCCCTGATCATGCCGCGTCCCCCGACCACGACCGTCGATCCCGCCCTCGACGCGGCGGCCCTGCTGCGCCGTATCGGCTTCTTCGGCCTGTTCGTGGTGCTGCCGGTGGCCGCGCAGGTCTCGCGCCGCGCCACCGTGGTGCTGGCGCCCATCGCCGTCGTCCTGTTGATCACCGCGAGCGCCATCGACCAGCATCAGCGTGCCATCGGTCCGGCCCTGAAACGGCTGCTGACCGCGCCGTCCTTCCTGGCCGGCATGCTGGTGCTGTTCTGGTCGGCGCTGTCGCTGGTCTGGACACCGTTTCCCGCGCCCGCGAGCGAGCGGCTGGCCAACCTCGTCGCCATCGTCGTGATGACGCTTCTGGCCTATCTCGCGCTCCCTGACCGGATGCGCTCGGCCAACCTCTACCTGCTGCCGCTGGGCGTCGGCGCGGCGGCCATCGTCGCGATTCTGATCAACCTCGTCGGCGACGCGATGCTCAAGGACAACCCGGACGGCGACAGCGCCCTGGAGCGCGGCGCGGTGCTGCTGGCGCTGCTGGCCTGGCCCGCCGTGGCGTGGCTGCGCTCGCGCCGCCGCGACATGGGCTCGCTCGTCGTGGTCGTGCTGGTCGCAGGCGCGCTGCTGCTGGCGCCGGGCGTGACGGCGCTGTTCGCGCTGGCGATCGGGGCGCTCGCCTTCGCGCTGACGCATTGGCGCCTGTCGCTCGGCGTGCGCGTCACCGCGCTCACCGCTGCCGGCCTGCTGGTGGTCGCGCCGCTGCTGCCGTTCCTCGCGCGCCCCATCGGTGTCGCCCTGTTCGGGCCCGTCGCGCCCGGCGTGCTGGCGCTCAAGGCGTGGCAGAAGGTCGTCACCCTGGAGCCGGTGCGCCTCGTCACCGGCCACGGCCTCGAGACGGCCCTGCGCGGAAAGATCTTCGGCATCCTTCCGATCAATGCGCCGACCACGATGCTGTTCGAGTTCTGGTACGAACTCGGCGTCGTCGGCGCCTTCGCCGCGGCCTTCGCCCTCTACGGCGCGATTCACCGCGCGGGCCGCGACGCCACGGTGCTGGCGCCCTGCGCCATGGCGGCCTTCGCCACCGCGTTTGCCATCGGCTGCGTCGGCGTCGGCCTCACCACGATCTGGTGGCTCACCACGCTCGCGCTGGCGATCCTCACCTTCGTGGCGATCGAGCGCGGGCAGTTCCGCTCCCGGCGGCCCAAGGTCGGGCTGATCCCGCGCCTGCCCGCGCGGGGCTGAAGCCTCAGGCGTCCGACGTCTCGGTCGCGTCCGCCGCCGCTTCGATACCAGCCATGTCGTCGTCGGAGAGGCCGAAATGGTGGCCGATCTCGTGGACGAGGACGTGGGTGACGAGGTGCCCCAGCGTCTCGTCGTGCTCGGCCCAGTAATCGAGCAGCGGCCGGCGATAGAGCCAGACCGCGTTGGGCATCTGCCCCGTGGCGACCTCGCCCGCCTGCGCCAGCCCGATGCCGCGGAACAGGCCGAGCAGGTCGAACGCCGACTCGCAACCCATCTCGGTCAGGGTCTCGTCGTCGGGGAAGTCGTCGACGTGGATGCGCACGCCCGCGCAGCGCGCCCGGAATTCCTCCGGCAGGCCGGCGAAGGCGGCCTCGGCCAGCGCCTCGATCTCGGCCAGACTCGGGGCCTTGATCGCGGCCCAGTGGCCCGCGGGTGCATCGCTCACGGCGCGGCGGGCTCGGGTGGGACGACCGGCAGGACGCAGCGCACGAGGAAGGCCGCCAGATCGCTGGTGATGTGGTCGATATGCGGTTCCTGCACCGCTTCCTGCTCGAAGAGTTCGCGGAACGGATCGGGCGTCGGCGGCACCACCAGAACCGTCGCCATGCCGAGGTCGTGCGGCACCACGAGGTTGCGGGCGATATCCTCGAACAGGGCCGAGCGACGGGGATCGACCCCGTGGCGCAGAAGGAAGCGCTCGTAGGTGCCGCGGTCGGGCTTGGGGATGAAGTCGGCGTCGGCGATGTCGAACACGTCCTCGAAATGGTCGAGGATGCCGAGCTTGTCCGCGACCCGTTCCGCGTGGCGGCGCGAGCCGTTGGTGAGGATCAGCTTGCGCCCCGGCAGATGCTCGATCGCCGTGCCGAGCGCTTCGTCGAGCTTGATCGTCGAGTGGTCGATGTCGTGGGCGAAGTCGAGGAAGTCGTGCGGATCGACCCCTTCCTCCACCATCAGCGCCTTCAGGGTGGTGCCGTAGCGGTGGTAGAAATGCTTCTGAAGGGCGCGCGCCGACATCGCGTCGAGCCCGTAGAGCCGCATGACGTAGAGCGTGATCCGCTCGTCCACCTGCGGCCAGACCCGCGCGTCGCTCGGGTAGAGCGTGTTGTCGAGATCGAACACCCAGGTATCGACGTGGGAGAACCCGCGGGCGTCGGAGGTGGTGAAGTGGCTCTCGCCGGGAAGGAGCAAGGGGAAGGTTACGCTTGAAAGGAGAAACGGGACGGGGATGCCCGTCCCGTATGTAGGGAGTTGCAAGCCGCTGGGAAGCGCTGCCGTCAGGTGCGCCGGATCAGGGTGCCCGCACCGAAATCGGTGAACAGCTCGAGCAGCGCCGCGTGCGGGACCTTGCCGTTGAGGATGACCACCGCCTCGACGCCCTGTTCGAGGGCGTAGATGCAGGTCTCGACCTTCGGGATCATGCCGCCGGTGATGGTGCCGTCGGCGATCAGGCGGCGGCAATCCTCGATCGTGAGCTCCTGGATCAGGTTCTTGTCCTTGTCGAGCACGCCGGGCACGTCGGTGAGCAGCAGGAGACGCTTGGCCCGCAGCGCCCCGGCGATGGCGCCGGCGAAGGTGTCGGCATTGACGTTGTAGGTCTTGCCGTCCTCGCCGTAGGCCACGGGGGCGAGGACCGGGATCAGCTCGGCCTTCAGCACCGCATCGAGCACGCCGCGCTCGACATGCTCCGGCTCGCCGACGAGGCCGAGGTCGATCGCCTGCTCGATGTTGCTGTCCGGGTCCTTGACCGTCCGCATCGCCCGCTTGGCGCGGACCATGTTGCCGTCCTTGCCGCACAGGCCGATGGCCCGGCCGCCCTCGGCGGCGATCCAGCCGACGATCTGCTTGTTGATCGAGCCGGCCAGAACCATCTCGACCACCTCGACGGTCGCCTCGTCGGTGACGCGCAACCCGCCGCGGAACTCCGATTCGATGCCGAGCCGGGCCAGCATCTTGCCGATCTGCGGCCCGCCGCCGTGCACGACGATCGGCTTCAGGCCGGATTGCTCCAGCAGCACGATATCCTCGGCGAAGTCCTCCGCCGCCGCCGGGTCGCCCATGGCGTGGCCGCCGTACTTGATGACGACGATCTCCTGATCGTAGCGCTGCATGTGCGGCAGCGCCTGGGTCAGGATCTCGGCGCGCACATGCACGTTCGGCAGCGGATCGGTCATCGCGGTCGTCCTGGCTCTCTCTCGAGGCGGAGGCGGATTCGGCAGGGCTTCTAGCGCAGGCTTCGTGCCGAGCGAAGAGTCCGCGTGCTCGCGATCCCGCGATGCGTGCCAAGCGAAGAGCGTTGTCAGGGTAGCCGATCGGCGCCGACACGTCGGACTCCGGTGGCCACCCCATCGAACGATGCTTGAGGCTCTTGTTTTCGCATCATCTTTTTTCCGAAAGCCGGCAACCACCTTTCGGGACGATTCTCTGGCGACGCTTCGTCTCGCTCGCAGAACTCCCGCCGCGCTGTCATCGCCGGAGCGAGAACCGTCAGAGACCGGGAGTTTGTGAGGCGCTCTTAAACGACGGTTAACCATCGCGATCAATCATCCCCTGATTGAACCAAGGGGGCGACCATGCTGAATGCCGATCTGGCGATGCCGCGTCCGAGTCTCACGCATCCCGGCCTGCTTGCCCGCATCGTCGAGCGCCTCGGCCAGGGCGCAGGCTCCTCCGCCGACATCTGGCGCCAGCTCACCGAGAACTACGCGGTCGATCTCGATGCCGTGGCCGCGCTCCTGCCATGCGCCGAGCCGGAGCCGCTCTGGCTCACGGCCCGCGCCCAGGCTCGCAAGCGCTGAGTTCGCAAGCGCTGATCACCGCGTCAGCCGATCACCCGCAGGCCGTCGCCCGTCCGCAGCACGCCGCCGGCCAGAACCTCGGCGTAGACGCCGCAATCGGTGTGGCCGACACCCAGCATGAGCGTCTTCGGGATCGACAGATCGCGCTGGCCCGTCTGCGGATCGACATTGGTGGCCGCGCACCGCTGGGTCCGGCTCGTGATCTTCAGCCGGACGTCGCCCGCTTCCAGCACCCGGCCGACCATGTCGAGTTCGGCCCAAGGGGCCAGCCCGTCGAGATAGAGGTTGCCGCGAAAGCGCAGGGGATCGACGGGGGCGCCGACGAGATCCTCGGTCGCCGCCACGCTCGCGCGGTTGATGAGCGAGACGTAGCCGGTCGGCGAGTCGGTGAAGCGGTAGCCGGGCGGCGCCGTCAGCACCCGCGCCGCGCCGCGCAATTCCTGCGGTAGGAACCCCTTCATGAACGCGGCGAGCGCCGCGCGCCCCTCCGCCGTGCTCAGGTCCGCATCCACCGCCTGCACCCCGTTCTCCTCGACCGTCAGGCGGTGCGTGGCGTCGTCGAACCGGGTGCGTAGCCGGGCCAGCGCCTCGTTGCGCATCAGCATCAGGTAGGCGACCTTCGGCAGGTGGCGCGGCACGGTCTCGTTGAAGCCGGAGGGGCCGTTCTCGATGGCGTAGAGCCGGTCGCCCGGGAAGTAGCCGCTGGTTTCAAGCTCGGCCGTCTCCAATGCCTCGGGCGAGAGGCCTTTGACCGGATAGCGGTAGAGGGCGGCGATGCGGAGGGCGGGGCTCTGGCTCATCCCTTTTCGCTAAGGCCGGACGCGCCCAGTTTGCAACCGGGCCGGTGGGCCCTGCGCCGTCTACGGAGAATTCCGCATGGTCCGACGCGCCGGTCTCGGTCAGCCTGCCGCCTCGCGTCAGGAGGATGAGGAAAGATGGCCGAGGTTACCGCGCTCTATCGCTATCCGGTCAAGGGCCTCTCGGCCGAGCCGCTTCCGGCACTGACGCTGGCTCGCGCGTCCGGCCTCGCCTTCGACCGCGAATACGCCCTCGCGCTCGGCACCACGGCCTTCGATCCGCAGAATCCGGAGCCACTCGACAAGGGCTACTTCCTGATGCTGCGCAGCAACGAGGTGCTGGCGGCGCTCGCGACGCGGTTCGATCCCGAGACCGGTCAGCTCACGATCACGCGCGACGGCGCGACGATGCTCAGCGAGGATTTGACCCTGCCTGAGGGCCGCGAGGCGGTCGAGCTATTCTTCGAGGCCTATGTCGGCCCGGCGGCCAAGGGGCGGCCGCGCCTCGTGCGGGCGGCCGACCACAAGTTCACCGACGGCAGCGTGATCTCGCCGGCCTTCATGCGCGCGGTCTCCCTCATCAACCTCGCTTCGGTCCGCGCCCTGGAAGAGCGGACCGGCGGAGCGGTCCATCCCTTGCGATTCCGCGCCAACATCTACGTCGATGGGCTGGAGCCGTGGGCGGAGATGGATTGGGTCGGCCGGGAGGTGACGGTCGGGCGCTTGCGTCTGCGTGGGCTCGCCCGCACGCCGCGCTGCGCCGCCGTCGATGTGAATCCGGAAACGGCCCGGCGCGACACCAACCTGCCGAAGGCACTCAAGCGCAACTTTGGCCATGTCGATCTCGGCATCTACCTCGAAGTGCTCAGCGACGGCGCCGTGGCGGTCGGCGACCGGCTGAACGTGATGCCCCAAGCCGAAGACGCCGCCTGAACGGCCACGCATCGGTCGCGCAGGCTTGGTCCGAATGCCCGCCTGGGATGCGTTTTGGGCGCCCTCTCCCTCTTGTGTCACGTATCGGCAACACCAGATCATCCCTACCGGCGGCTCTCGATAAAGCGCCGGTGTCCCGGTGGGGCTCACCCCGCGGGACAACGCATCGGAGGCTCCGTGCCGCGAAAAGGGGGCGGAAGATCTTCGATCCGGGGAAGGGCAACACGCATGAATTTCGAGAAATACACCGAGCGCGCCCGTGGCTTCGTCCAGGCCGCTCAGAATCTCGCCGTCCGCGAGGGCAACCCGCAACTCGCGCCCGGCCATCTCCTCAAGGTCCTGCTCGACGATCCCGAAGGACTCTGCGCCGGTCTCATTGACCGGGCCGGTGGCCAGTCGCGGGTCGCCCACGCGCAGGTCGAGCAGTGGCTGGCCAAGCAGCCGAAGGTCTCGGGCAATGCCGCGCAGCCTCAGGCGACGCGCGAACTCGTACGCCTGTTCGACACCGCCGAGCAGGCCGCCGAGAAGGCGGGCGATTCCTACGTCACCGTCGAGCGCCTGCTCCTTGCCTTCGCCGTCGAGAAGGACGGGGAGGCCGGCCGCATCCTGACCGCGGCGGGCGTCACCGCGGCCTCGCTCAACGCGGCGATCAACGCGCTGCGGAAGGGCCGCACCGCCGACAATGCCTCGGCCGAGAACGCCTACGACGCGCTGAAGAAATACGCCCGCGACCTCACCGAGGCCGCCCGCGAGGGCAAGCTCGATCCGGTGATCGGCCGCGACGAGGA from Methylobacterium sp. AMS5 carries:
- a CDS encoding ferredoxin--NADP reductase, giving the protein MSKYNEERVLSVHHWTDTLFSFRTTRDPSFRFRNGEFTMIGIEVEGRPLLRAYSVVSANYEEELEFFSIKVPNGPLTSKLQHLKVGDPIMIGKKPTGTLVLDNLLPGKNLYLLGTGTGLAPFLSIIKDPETYDRFEKVVLVHGCRQVQELAYGETITETLPRHEFLGEMIANQLIYYPTVTREPFRNRGRITDLMTSGKLFEDIGLPNMSIENDRFMLCGSPEMIKDTREMLTGLGYEEGNHGEAAHYVIEKAFVEK
- the bioD gene encoding dethiobiotin synthase → MSLPALFIVGAGTEIGKTYTTAALVRRLRGQGRRVRALKPLASGVPPLDHPDFAESDTGRLLAAQGLAVTPETVAACSPWRFAAPLAPDLAAAREGRSLALPELVAWCGARLAEAGDGETVVIEGVGGLMSPITEAATGLDWLKSQAIPALLVSGSYLGAISHALTAVETLRAHAIALAGIVVSESEGAPVPVETVAGQIARHARVPVGCLCRGGDFPENLRGVV
- a CDS encoding response regulator produces the protein MIPFACIPAALPPFSLARHADTILVVEDESFVCELAVEALLDEGYRVLTAADAEEAEAILSSEHVDLLFTDIDLARNTNGIALARSARRSLPRLPVVYTSGGRDGLSAAEAVNESVFMPKPYRAAQLVAVTNDLLRHRG
- a CDS encoding YoaK family protein, producing the protein MTRPFQIGFGIVLTALAGFVDALGFIRLGGLYTSLMSGNTTQLAVSLGHGEPLGAVLPALLIGAFLVGAVSGGAIAALCPPRWVTPAVLGLEAVALTAAVALAAEHAHVGVASLFLALAMGGQNAVLAHVQGFRAGTTFVTGALFAFGQKAALALAGRGPRLGWVGDGSVWLSLLVGAVAGTLAHSHLGIAALAIPAGVAAGLCLAATLFTLAYRRSPVALTKI
- a CDS encoding DUF2937 family protein, which gives rise to MFRVVRTLGLAFGLLAAVIAAQAPEFAQQYTQRLGGALDELRRSIASLDADAQATGRSRDEALALLRTNPDAFIARRGESARSDVERLKRLEAQKLALDTAASPLGRLSVMARDPDMSIARAAYRDYQPAVPTTADGLVAGLLGFLAAWGGWRVTSDVGRHLARRRRRPRPQTTPV
- a CDS encoding metallopeptidase family protein → MSDAPAGHWAAIKAPSLAEIEALAEAAFAGLPEEFRARCAGVRIHVDDFPDDETLTEMGCESAFDLLGLFRGIGLAQAGEVATGQMPNAVWLYRRPLLDYWAEHDETLGHLVTHVLVHEIGHHFGLSDDDMAGIEAAADATETSDA
- a CDS encoding pyrimidine 5'-nucleotidase, with protein sequence MLLPGESHFTTSDARGFSHVDTWVFDLDNTLYPSDARVWPQVDERITLYVMRLYGLDAMSARALQKHFYHRYGTTLKALMVEEGVDPHDFLDFAHDIDHSTIKLDEALGTAIEHLPGRKLILTNGSRRHAERVADKLGILDHFEDVFDIADADFIPKPDRGTYERFLLRHGVDPRRSALFEDIARNLVVPHDLGMATVLVVPPTPDPFRELFEQEAVQEPHIDHITSDLAAFLVRCVLPVVPPEPAAP
- the argB gene encoding acetylglutamate kinase; translation: MTDPLPNVHVRAEILTQALPHMQRYDQEIVVIKYGGHAMGDPAAAEDFAEDIVLLEQSGLKPIVVHGGGPQIGKMLARLGIESEFRGGLRVTDEATVEVVEMVLAGSINKQIVGWIAAEGGRAIGLCGKDGNMVRAKRAMRTVKDPDSNIEQAIDLGLVGEPEHVERGVLDAVLKAELIPVLAPVAYGEDGKTYNVNADTFAGAIAGALRAKRLLLLTDVPGVLDKDKNLIQELTIEDCRRLIADGTITGGMIPKVETCIYALEQGVEAVVILNGKVPHAALLELFTDFGAGTLIRRT
- a CDS encoding MOSC domain-containing protein — its product is MSQSPALRIAALYRYPVKGLSPEALETAELETSGYFPGDRLYAIENGPSGFNETVPRHLPKVAYLMLMRNEALARLRTRFDDATHRLTVEENGVQAVDADLSTAEGRAALAAFMKGFLPQELRGAARVLTAPPGYRFTDSPTGYVSLINRASVAATEDLVGAPVDPLRFRGNLYLDGLAPWAELDMVGRVLEAGDVRLKITSRTQRCAATNVDPQTGQRDLSIPKTLMLGVGHTDCGVYAEVLAGGVLRTGDGLRVIG
- a CDS encoding MOSC domain-containing protein, with amino-acid sequence MAEVTALYRYPVKGLSAEPLPALTLARASGLAFDREYALALGTTAFDPQNPEPLDKGYFLMLRSNEVLAALATRFDPETGQLTITRDGATMLSEDLTLPEGREAVELFFEAYVGPAAKGRPRLVRAADHKFTDGSVISPAFMRAVSLINLASVRALEERTGGAVHPLRFRANIYVDGLEPWAEMDWVGREVTVGRLRLRGLARTPRCAAVDVNPETARRDTNLPKALKRNFGHVDLGIYLEVLSDGAVAVGDRLNVMPQAEDAA